One genomic window of Trichomycterus rosablanca isolate fTriRos1 chromosome 1, fTriRos1.hap1, whole genome shotgun sequence includes the following:
- the LOC134320065 gene encoding fibulin-7-like yields the protein MYHGVIFLLMFSTCQILRSHSRDCVSRRELQVTLRHVHKVLIAHETSFLQSVRSFHEKLGMLKNSTFKHSSSISTAKNSTAVCPPPKPLANGRMLGRMFRVGHEVHFLCSPGFQLSGPETRECLDSLMWSGEQPTCKTTEAGKKNATFFSSLISGYVQPSRCIELQGSLHCTCQQGYSIYSQDRGLCTVHYECSHELNMRCERNPCVQGNKACLQAPLSVNFHYMSVVSNMSTPQVLFRVSTARVLGDTLRFGLLGNQGAGHFTMQRVDRQSEELLLVEPVQGPAMLEADVEMSELEKRTLLERYVTKVTLCLFIQLLKWNKARLPKQNCVITLMTTYVYR from the exons GACTGTGTAAGCAGACGGGAACTACAGGTCACTCTACGACATGTCCATAAAGTGCTCATAGCACACGAGACCTCGTTTTTGCAGAGTGTACGAAGCTTCCACGAAAAACTCGGCATGCTAAAAAACAGCACATtcaaacacagcagcagcaTCAGCACGGCCAAGAACAGCACCG CAGTATGTCCACCTCCAAAACCACTGGCCAATGGCAGGATGCTGGGCAGGATGTTCAGAGTGGGACATGAAGTGCACTTTCTGTGTAGTCCTGGTTTCCAGCTGTCAGGGCCGGAGACTAGAGAGTGTTTGGATTCCCTTATGTGGAGTGGAGAGCAGCCAACCTGCAAAA CTACAGAGGCTGGAAAAAAGAATGCTACATTCTTTTCCTCGTTAATCTCGGGGTACGTGCAGCCTTCCCGCTGCATCGAGCTTCAGGGCTCGTTACACTGCACCTGTCAGCAGGGCTACAGCATCTACAGCCAAGATAGAGGCCTGTGCACAG TCCACTATGAATGCTCACACGAGTTGAACAT GCGCTGTGAACGTAACCCATGTGTCCAGGGAAACAAAGCTTGTCTTCAGGCCCCCCTCTCTGTGAATTTTCACTATATGTCAGTGGTGTCTAACATGAGCACTCCACAAGTCCTGTTCCGGGTCTCAACAGCCCGAGTGCTGGGAGATACCCTGCGCTTTGGCCTGCTGGGAAATCAAGGAGCTGGGCATTTTACCATGCAGCGTGTAGACAGACAGAGTGAGGAGCTGCTGCTGGTGGAGCCGGTACAAGGGCCTGCCATGCTGGAGGCTGACGTGGAGATGAGCGAGCTGGAAAAGAGAACACTGCTGGAACGATATGTTACAAAAGTTACACTCTGTCTCTTCATACAACTTCTAAAGTGGAATAAGGCTAGGCTACCCAAACAGAATTGTGTAATCACATTAATGACCACATATGTTTACAGGTAG